The Oncorhynchus tshawytscha isolate Ot180627B linkage group LG32, Otsh_v2.0, whole genome shotgun sequence genome includes a region encoding these proteins:
- the LOC112230391 gene encoding BTB/POZ domain-containing protein 3 isoform X1, with the protein MSPRSSHKGSFKRLPLAASSCHEITLTINSGVKMAAELFSTKKLGPATSTNTVVQQYQQQNRNNNNTIHSCNWQGLYPTIRERNSVMFNNELMADVHFVVGPPGGTQQVPGHKYVLAVGSSVFHAMFYGELAEDKEEIRIPDVEPPSFLAMLKYIYCDEIDLCADTVLATLYAAKKYIVPHLARACVNFLETSLSAKNACVLLSQSCLFEEPDLMQRCWEVIDAQAELALRSEGFTDIDSVTLESILRRETLNAKEMVVFEAALSWAEAECQRQDLTPTIENKRLALGKAIYLIRIPTMTLDDFANGAAQSGVLTLNETNDIFLWYTAAKKPELLFASKPRKGLAPQRCHRFQSCAYRSNQWRYRGRCDSIQFAVDKRVFIAGFGLYGSSCGSAEYSAKIELKRQGVPLGQSLIKYFSDGSSSTFPVWFEYPVQIEPDTFYTASVVLDGNELSYFGQEGMTEVQCGKVTFQFQCSSDSTNGTGVQGGQIPELIFYA; encoded by the exons a TGTCGCCACGATCGTCACATAAAGGCAGTTTTAAAAGATTGCCCCTCGCAGCCTCATCCTGCCATGAGATCACCCTAACAATAAATAGTGGGGTGAAGATGGCTGCAGAGCTCTTTTCCACCAAGAAGCTGGGCCCGGCAACCTCAACCAACACAGTTGTGCAGCAATACCAGCAGCAGAACCGGAATAACAACAACACCATTCACAGCTGCAACTGGCAAGGGCTCTATCCTACCATCCGAGAGAG GAATTCAGTCATGTTCAACAATGAGTTGATGGCAGATGTTCACTTTGTCGTTGGCCCCCCAGGAGGGACTCAGCAAGTACCTGGGCACAAG TATGTGCTGGCTGTGGGGAGTTCTGTGTTCCACGCCATGTTTTATGGTGAACTGGCAGAGGACAAGGAAGAGATCCGTATCCCTGATGTGGAGCCTCCCTCGTTCCTAGCCATGCTGAA GTACATCTACTGCGACGAGATCGACCTGTGTGCCGACACGGTCCTGGCTACGCTCTACGCCGCCAAGAAGTACATTGTGCCCCACCTGGCTCGGGCCTGCGTCAACTTCCTGGAGACGAGCCTGAGTGCCAAGAACGCTTGTGTGCTGCTATCCCAGAGCTGCCTGTTTGAGGAGCCCGACCTAATGCAGCGCTGCTGGGAGGTGATTGACGCCCAAGCCGAGCTGGCGCTGCGCTCCGAGGGCTTCACAGACATCGACTCGGTGACCCTGGAGAGTATCCTGCGCCGCGAGACGCTCAACGCCAAGGAGATGGTGGTGTTCGAGGCGGCATTGAGCTGGGCCGAAGCCGAATGCCAGCGCCAGGACCTGACGCCCACCATTGAGAACAAACGGCTGGCGCTGGGCAAGGCCATCTACCTGATCCGCATCCCCACTATGACGTTGGATGACTTCGCCAATGGTGCGGCACAGTCGGGTGTGCTGACTCTCAACGAGACCAATGACATCTTCCTGTGGTACACGGCCGCCAAGAAGCCTGAGCTGCTGTTCGCCAGCAAGCCGCGCAAGGGCCTGGCGCCACAGCGTTGCCACCGCTTCCAGTCGTGCGCCTACCGGAGCAACCAGTGGCGCTACCGGGGCCGTTGCGACAGCATCCAGTTCGCCGTGGACAAGCGAGTGTTCATCGCCGGCTTCGGCCTGTACGGCTCCAGCTGTGGCTCAGCAGAGTACAGCGCCAAGATTGAACTCAAGAGGCAGGGCGTGCCGCTGGGCCAGAGCCTCATCAAGTACTTTTCAGACGGCTCCAGCAGCACATTCCCAGTGTGGTTTGAATACCCTGTGCAGATCGAGCCCGACACATTCTACACGGCCAGCGTAGTGCTGGACGGCAACGAGCTCAGCTACTTTGGCCAGGAGGGCATGACTGAGGTGCAGTGTGGCAAGGTCACCTTCCAGTTCCAGTGCTCTTCAGACAGCACCAACGGGACAGGTGTGCAGGGGGGGCAAATCCCTGAGCTCATCTTTTACGCTTGA
- the LOC112230391 gene encoding BTB/POZ domain-containing protein 3 isoform X2 — protein sequence MAAELFSTKKLGPATSTNTVVQQYQQQNRNNNNTIHSCNWQGLYPTIRERNSVMFNNELMADVHFVVGPPGGTQQVPGHKYVLAVGSSVFHAMFYGELAEDKEEIRIPDVEPPSFLAMLKYIYCDEIDLCADTVLATLYAAKKYIVPHLARACVNFLETSLSAKNACVLLSQSCLFEEPDLMQRCWEVIDAQAELALRSEGFTDIDSVTLESILRRETLNAKEMVVFEAALSWAEAECQRQDLTPTIENKRLALGKAIYLIRIPTMTLDDFANGAAQSGVLTLNETNDIFLWYTAAKKPELLFASKPRKGLAPQRCHRFQSCAYRSNQWRYRGRCDSIQFAVDKRVFIAGFGLYGSSCGSAEYSAKIELKRQGVPLGQSLIKYFSDGSSSTFPVWFEYPVQIEPDTFYTASVVLDGNELSYFGQEGMTEVQCGKVTFQFQCSSDSTNGTGVQGGQIPELIFYA from the exons ATGGCTGCAGAGCTCTTTTCCACCAAGAAGCTGGGCCCGGCAACCTCAACCAACACAGTTGTGCAGCAATACCAGCAGCAGAACCGGAATAACAACAACACCATTCACAGCTGCAACTGGCAAGGGCTCTATCCTACCATCCGAGAGAG GAATTCAGTCATGTTCAACAATGAGTTGATGGCAGATGTTCACTTTGTCGTTGGCCCCCCAGGAGGGACTCAGCAAGTACCTGGGCACAAG TATGTGCTGGCTGTGGGGAGTTCTGTGTTCCACGCCATGTTTTATGGTGAACTGGCAGAGGACAAGGAAGAGATCCGTATCCCTGATGTGGAGCCTCCCTCGTTCCTAGCCATGCTGAA GTACATCTACTGCGACGAGATCGACCTGTGTGCCGACACGGTCCTGGCTACGCTCTACGCCGCCAAGAAGTACATTGTGCCCCACCTGGCTCGGGCCTGCGTCAACTTCCTGGAGACGAGCCTGAGTGCCAAGAACGCTTGTGTGCTGCTATCCCAGAGCTGCCTGTTTGAGGAGCCCGACCTAATGCAGCGCTGCTGGGAGGTGATTGACGCCCAAGCCGAGCTGGCGCTGCGCTCCGAGGGCTTCACAGACATCGACTCGGTGACCCTGGAGAGTATCCTGCGCCGCGAGACGCTCAACGCCAAGGAGATGGTGGTGTTCGAGGCGGCATTGAGCTGGGCCGAAGCCGAATGCCAGCGCCAGGACCTGACGCCCACCATTGAGAACAAACGGCTGGCGCTGGGCAAGGCCATCTACCTGATCCGCATCCCCACTATGACGTTGGATGACTTCGCCAATGGTGCGGCACAGTCGGGTGTGCTGACTCTCAACGAGACCAATGACATCTTCCTGTGGTACACGGCCGCCAAGAAGCCTGAGCTGCTGTTCGCCAGCAAGCCGCGCAAGGGCCTGGCGCCACAGCGTTGCCACCGCTTCCAGTCGTGCGCCTACCGGAGCAACCAGTGGCGCTACCGGGGCCGTTGCGACAGCATCCAGTTCGCCGTGGACAAGCGAGTGTTCATCGCCGGCTTCGGCCTGTACGGCTCCAGCTGTGGCTCAGCAGAGTACAGCGCCAAGATTGAACTCAAGAGGCAGGGCGTGCCGCTGGGCCAGAGCCTCATCAAGTACTTTTCAGACGGCTCCAGCAGCACATTCCCAGTGTGGTTTGAATACCCTGTGCAGATCGAGCCCGACACATTCTACACGGCCAGCGTAGTGCTGGACGGCAACGAGCTCAGCTACTTTGGCCAGGAGGGCATGACTGAGGTGCAGTGTGGCAAGGTCACCTTCCAGTTCCAGTGCTCTTCAGACAGCACCAACGGGACAGGTGTGCAGGGGGGGCAAATCCCTGAGCTCATCTTTTACGCTTGA
- the LOC112230392 gene encoding LOW QUALITY PROTEIN: ESF1 homolog (The sequence of the model RefSeq protein was modified relative to this genomic sequence to represent the inferred CDS: inserted 4 bases in 3 codons): MDSKKGQSGDDRFQKVKRDPRFWEMPEKEHIIKIDKRFQSMFHDDRVKLKYTVDKRGRPINHTSSEDLKRFYNLSDSEEEKEDGKDKEKKKKTQAKLDTGEREDKVVDEPQKPLKKGKDSQSIKSGPKGDQPIRGVRLCEEDDEEEDDKVHHIEGDDVDQAASISDGSEDDEDDDEDEADVESDMESGSEDESGSELDEDSDGSWPDLARGKGNVETSSDEDEDNDVEAILKGEEEEIQHDWGELCKDAPRSEEVTQRLAVCNMDWDRMKAKDLLALFNSFKPKGGVVLSVKIYPSEFGKERVXQEQTKGPLELMTLPEDPDKDTEEEKIYREKMRDYQFKRLKYYYAVVECESLDTAAKIYQECDSFEYESSCSILDLRFIPDDVTFDEEPKDLATDVDLSAYTPKLFTSTASSHVELTWDETDHERVTAMNRKFNKDELLQMDFNAYLASSSDDDDEDGVEMEKEEELPEVKQPEEASKEVEKEARKGKQSSGKQIEKYREMPKSIQEKDKKKEDKGMEMEITWVPGLKETTEQLVKKKLEGKDKLTPWEEFIEKKKDKKKQKMTKGKHESDDSDLSDDALPPDVDFDDPFFAEELGSTDLKKKAKSKKNKKVEERTPEEKEELEKQKAEMALLMDDDKHKHFNYDKIVDKQNLSKKKRKKLLKKDNTSLEEDDFQVDVKDPRFQAMFTSHLYNLDLSXPGYKKTKATQSIQVEKQRLREERXSATRTRRSGAKKQLPVAEATKKMDPGLSMLIKSIKNKTEQFQARKKQKTM; this comes from the exons ATGGATTCCAAAAAGGGCCAAAGCGGCGATGACCGCTTCCAAAAAGTGAAAAGGGACCCCCGCTTCTGGGAAATGCCAGAGAAAGAGCACATAATCAAGATTGACAAGCGCTTCCAGTCGATGTTCCACGACGATCGCGTCAAGCTCAAGTACACGGTCGACAAACGCGGCCGACCCATCAACCACACCTCCTCCGAGGACCTGAAACGTTTCTACAATCTCTCTGACtctgaggaggaaaaggaggatggAAAGGATaaagagaagaaaaagaagacaCAAGCAAAGTTGgacactggggagagagaggataaggtAGTGGATGAGCCCCAAAAGCCTCTGAAGAAAGGAAAAGATTCACAGTCCATAAAGAGTGGACCTAAAGGAGACCAGCCTATCAGAGGAGTCAGATTGTGTGAGGAGG ATGACGAAGAGGAAGATGACAAGGTGCATCACATTGAGGGGGACGATGTGGACCAGGCGGCCAGCATCTCAGACGGCAGTGAGGATGACGAAGATGATGACGAAGATGAAGCAGATGTGGAGAGTGACATGGAGAGCGGCTCCGAGGACGAGTCCGGTTCAGAGTTAGACGAGGACAGTGACGGCAGCTGGCCAGATCTGGCCAGGGGGAAAGGCAATGTGGAGACTAGCTCGGACGAGGACGAAGATAATGACGTGGAGGCCATCTTGAAAGGCGAGGAGGAGGAGATCCAGCACGACTGGGGCGAGCTGTGCAAGGACGCGCCGCGGAGCGAGGAG GTAACCCAAAGGCTTGCCGTGTGTAACATGGATTGGGACCGGATGAAAGCCAAGGACCTGCTGGCTCTGTTTAACTCCTTCAAGCCTAAAGGAGGGGTTGTGCTCTCTGTGAAG atCTACCCCTCAGAGTTTGGGAAGGAACGGG AGCAGGAACAGACCAAGGGTCCCCTGGAGCTGATGACCCTGCCGGAGGATCCggacaaagacacagaggaggagaa gaTTTACAGAGAGAAGATGCGGGACTACCAGTTCAAGCGGCTAAAGTACTACTATGCGGTGGTGGAGTGCGAATCGCTCGACACAGCCGCTAAAATCTACCAGGAGTGTGACAGTTTTGAGTACGAGAGCAGCTGCTCTATCCTGGACCTCCG GTTTATCCCTGATGATGTGACGTTCGACGAGGAGCCAAAGGACTTGGCCACAGACGTGGACCTGTCTGCCTACACCCCCAAGCTCTTCACCTCCACAGCAAGCAGCCAC GTGGAGTTGACCTGGGACGAGACGGACCACGAGCGTGTCACTGCCATGAACAGGAAGTTCAACAAGGACGAGCTGCTGCAGATGGATTTTAACGCCTACCTGGCCTCCTCCAGCgacgatgatgatgaggatggagtggagatggagaaggaagaggagctTCCAGAGG TTAAACAGCCAGAAGAGGCCAGcaaggaggtggagaaggaggccAGGAAAGGGAAGCAGAGCAGTGGCAAGCAgatagagaaatacagagagatgcCGAAGAGCATCCAGGAGAAAGACAAGAAGAAGGAGGACAAAGGCATGGAGATGGAGATCACATGGGTGCCAG GACTGAAGGAGACAACTGAACAGTTGGTGAAGAAGAAGCTAGAAGGAAAGGACAAGCTGACACCCTGGGAAGAGTTCATTGAGAAGAAAAAGGACAAGAAAAAGCAGAAGATGACCAAAGGAAAGCAT GAATCAGATGATTCGGACCTCAGTGACGATGCGCTTCCTCCAGACGTTGACTTTGATGACCCCTTCTTTGCTGAAGAGCTTGGTTCTACAG ATCTGAAAAAGAAAGCAAAGAGCAAGAAAAACAaaaaggtggaggagaggacaccTGAAGAGAAGGAGGAGTTGGAGAAACAAAAG GCTGAGATGGCCCTGCTCATGGACGACGACAAGCACAAACACTTCAACTACGACAAGATCGTAGATAAGCAGAACCTGAGcaaaaagaagaggaagaagcttCTGAAGAAGGACAACACGAGTCTGGAGGAGGATGACTTCCAG GTGGACGTGAAGGACCCTCGTTTCCAAGCCATGTTTACCTCCCACCTCTACAACTTAGACCTGT GACCGGGCTACAAGAAGACCAAGGCCACCCAGAGCATCCAGGTCGAGAAGCAGCGCCTCAGGGAGGAGCG CAGCGCGACCAGGACAAGGCGCTCAGGAGCGAAGAAACAATTGCCAGTGGCTGAAGCCACCAAGAAAATGGACCCCGGACTGTCCATGCTTATCAAGTCTATTAAGAACAAAACAGAGCAGTTTCAAGCACGAAAGAAACAGAAGACAATGTAG